The Burkholderiales bacterium genome includes a window with the following:
- a CDS encoding MmgE/PrpD family protein produces the protein MDAEDRIAHWVATLDLAGIPPAVRSAAETCLIDGVGVWMAGRATDVYARSSSLTGIPLGAAESAFLGGVAIHALDYDDTSYAGIVHGTAGVLPAVMAACDHRDGDGRLLLEAFVAGVEVLYAMGETVTDHLYQGGHWCTTTLGILGASCGAARALGLRAFETANALRLAANMPLGLRVSHGSTAKPYLNGVAARLGYEAAQAARAGITGTPGTLEGHFGFADVHNAGIWSGDRLTRLGDQWGLTDPGVAIKRHPLCSAAQAAIEATLALRATHSIAADDVASVECRGTPLVTSCLTYRGPATIPQAQFSMPFAIACALVFGEVGLAQLRDDVLRSPAITRLMARVALREDPALVAPGDRRDAPEASAVTIHLRDGNKVSKIVLAATGMPTRPLTHEQVSAKFLDCARFGGVDETRATMLASLLRSPAGIAHTRRIAELAAPEPLAA, from the coding sequence ATGGACGCGGAAGACCGCATCGCGCACTGGGTCGCGACGCTCGATCTGGCGGGCATTCCGCCCGCGGTGCGGAGCGCGGCGGAAACCTGCCTGATCGACGGTGTCGGCGTCTGGATGGCCGGCCGCGCGACCGACGTCTATGCGCGTTCTTCGTCGTTGACCGGGATTCCGCTCGGTGCCGCGGAATCCGCCTTCCTCGGCGGCGTCGCGATTCACGCGCTCGACTACGACGACACGAGCTACGCCGGCATCGTCCATGGAACCGCAGGGGTCCTTCCGGCGGTAATGGCCGCCTGCGACCACCGCGACGGCGACGGCCGGCTCTTGCTCGAAGCCTTCGTTGCCGGGGTCGAGGTTCTGTACGCCATGGGCGAGACCGTCACCGACCACCTGTACCAAGGCGGCCATTGGTGCACGACGACGCTGGGCATTCTCGGCGCGTCGTGCGGCGCGGCCCGGGCGCTCGGGCTGAGAGCCTTCGAGACGGCGAATGCCCTTCGACTGGCCGCGAACATGCCGCTCGGACTTCGCGTTTCCCACGGCAGCACGGCGAAGCCCTATCTGAACGGGGTCGCCGCGCGCCTCGGCTACGAGGCCGCGCAAGCGGCACGCGCCGGGATCACCGGAACGCCCGGAACACTCGAGGGCCATTTCGGCTTCGCCGACGTGCACAATGCCGGAATCTGGAGCGGCGATCGCCTGACCCGTCTCGGCGATCAATGGGGACTGACCGACCCCGGCGTCGCGATCAAGCGCCATCCGCTCTGCTCGGCCGCACAGGCCGCCATCGAGGCGACCCTCGCGTTGCGCGCGACGCATTCGATCGCGGCCGACGATGTCGCATCGGTCGAGTGCCGCGGGACGCCGCTGGTCACGAGCTGCCTCACCTACCGCGGACCGGCAACGATCCCGCAGGCGCAGTTCAGCATGCCGTTCGCGATCGCCTGCGCCCTCGTGTTCGGCGAGGTCGGCCTCGCGCAGCTTCGTGACGACGTGCTGCGATCGCCGGCCATCACCCGGTTGATGGCTCGCGTTGCCCTGCGCGAAGACCCGGCCCTGGTCGCGCCCGGCGATCGCCGCGACGCCCCCGAGGCGTCCGCCGTGACGATCCACCTGCGCGACGGCAACAAGGTGTCGAAGATCGTGCTGGCCGCGACGGGCATGCCCACGCGGCCGCTCACGCACGAGCAGGTTTCTGCGAAGTTCCTCGATTGCGCCCGCTTCGGCGGCGTCGACGAGACGCGCGCCACGATGCTCGCCTCCCTGTTGCGGTCACCGGCCGGCATCGCGCACACGCGGCGGATCGCCGAGCTCGCCGCTCCGGAGCCGCTCGCGGCATGA
- a CDS encoding transporter substrate-binding domain-containing protein: MKKFVAGVLVLFGLISTAVAWAQSPALDRIKKEGVVRVGVKTDYKPFGHLDPSGRAVGLEADLAADIARRLNVKLELVPVQTANRIEFLQQGRIDLIIATMSVNDQRRKVVGVIEPFYYAGGTSLLTRKNSGIKRWEDVRGRAICGTQGAYYNRPVATKYGANIVAFPGSTEALNALLTGACEGFVQDSTLIESILLSGDPKWADYDAPLPVEDYQPWALAVPLDELKGPWGDFIRKVVIDWHSSGFLIAAEKKWGLKPSDFLKDMKASPGKSS, from the coding sequence ATGAAGAAGTTCGTCGCCGGTGTGCTGGTCCTGTTCGGCCTGATCTCGACCGCGGTGGCGTGGGCGCAAAGCCCGGCGCTCGACCGCATCAAGAAGGAAGGCGTCGTCCGCGTGGGCGTCAAGACCGACTACAAGCCGTTCGGCCACCTGGATCCCAGCGGGCGCGCCGTCGGCCTCGAGGCCGACCTCGCCGCGGACATCGCGCGCCGCCTGAACGTGAAGCTGGAGCTCGTGCCGGTGCAGACGGCCAATCGCATCGAGTTCCTCCAGCAGGGCCGCATCGACCTGATCATCGCGACCATGTCGGTGAACGACCAGCGCAGGAAGGTCGTCGGAGTGATCGAGCCGTTCTACTACGCCGGCGGGACGTCGCTGCTGACCCGCAAGAACTCCGGCATCAAGCGTTGGGAAGACGTCCGCGGCCGCGCGATCTGCGGCACCCAGGGGGCCTATTACAACCGGCCGGTGGCGACGAAGTACGGCGCCAACATCGTGGCCTTCCCGGGAAGCACCGAGGCGCTCAACGCGCTCCTGACCGGTGCGTGCGAAGGCTTCGTCCAGGACAGCACGCTGATCGAGTCGATCCTCCTGAGCGGAGATCCGAAGTGGGCCGACTACGACGCTCCGTTGCCGGTCGAGGACTACCAGCCCTGGGCGTTGGCCGTACCCCTCGACGAACTGAAGGGCCCGTGGGGCGATTTCATCCGCAAGGTCGTGATCGACTGGCACAGCAGCGGGTTTCTGATCGCCGCGGAGAAGAAGTGGGGGCTGAAGCCGAGCGACTTCCTGAAGGACATGAAAGCAAGTCCGGGCAAGTCCTCCTGA
- a CDS encoding aspartate ammonia-lyase: MSPDNAPPGNARTESDHLGTVPIAAHLLYGVNTSRALRNFAVSGRRLSDEPEFVKAFAQCKWAAARANAELGAITPVQADAIADACAEIVDGKLHEHMVVDLLEGSGGTSTNMNVNEVIANRAEQRLGGEPGRYSQVHPNDHVNRSQSTNDVYPAAMKIAAHAMLGPLIDEVSALAGSLSAKAAAFATILHLGRTCLQDAQPMTLGQAFGGYAALAARLADSLARVREQLLALPLGGTAIGTGFGSPAGYRTCVLRHLASITGTSWSPPQDAFDAMQNLDVFCRVSAELRTCATSLAKVASDLIVLSSGPRGGIAEIELPAVQAGSSIMPGKINPVLPMSIVQIGFAVAGNDTCIAQANLAGQLEINHFEPVVADRLFDSIRLLRNGVRLFHERCIDGIRADAAANERNLMASTAIATALVPRLGYSAVSAIVREAHAAGRSLCDELDGRGILDAAEARRQVRASTETRF, translated from the coding sequence ATGAGTCCTGACAACGCCCCCCCGGGGAACGCGCGCACTGAATCGGACCATCTCGGGACGGTGCCGATCGCCGCGCATCTTCTGTACGGGGTGAATACGTCGCGCGCCCTGCGCAACTTCGCCGTGTCCGGGCGCCGTCTCTCCGACGAACCGGAGTTCGTCAAGGCCTTCGCCCAGTGCAAGTGGGCCGCCGCCCGGGCCAACGCCGAACTCGGCGCGATCACGCCCGTTCAGGCGGACGCCATCGCCGATGCGTGCGCGGAAATCGTCGACGGCAAGCTGCACGAGCACATGGTGGTCGATCTGCTGGAAGGCTCGGGCGGCACCTCGACCAACATGAACGTCAACGAGGTCATCGCCAATCGCGCCGAGCAACGGCTCGGCGGCGAACCGGGGCGCTACTCGCAGGTGCACCCGAACGATCACGTCAATCGTTCGCAATCCACCAACGACGTGTATCCCGCGGCGATGAAGATCGCCGCGCACGCGATGCTGGGGCCGCTCATCGACGAGGTCTCCGCGCTCGCCGGCAGCCTGTCCGCCAAGGCCGCCGCCTTCGCGACGATCCTGCACCTGGGTCGGACCTGCCTGCAGGACGCCCAGCCGATGACGCTCGGTCAGGCGTTCGGCGGTTACGCGGCGCTCGCGGCGCGCCTCGCGGACTCGCTCGCCCGCGTGCGCGAGCAACTGCTCGCCCTGCCGCTCGGCGGCACCGCGATCGGCACGGGTTTCGGGTCGCCCGCGGGATATCGAACCTGCGTGCTTCGCCATCTGGCATCGATCACCGGTACGTCCTGGTCTCCGCCGCAGGACGCCTTCGACGCGATGCAGAACCTCGACGTGTTCTGCCGCGTCTCCGCGGAGTTGCGCACCTGCGCCACCTCGCTCGCGAAAGTCGCGTCGGACCTCATCGTGCTGTCGTCCGGGCCCCGCGGCGGCATCGCCGAGATCGAGCTTCCCGCCGTCCAGGCCGGGTCGTCGATCATGCCGGGCAAGATCAATCCGGTGCTGCCGATGTCGATCGTGCAGATCGGCTTCGCGGTCGCGGGCAACGACACCTGCATCGCGCAGGCCAACCTGGCAGGCCAGCTCGAGATCAATCACTTCGAGCCGGTGGTGGCCGATCGCCTGTTCGACTCGATCCGCTTGCTGCGCAACGGCGTGCGCCTGTTCCACGAGCGCTGCATCGACGGGATCCGAGCCGATGCGGCGGCCAACGAGCGCAACCTGATGGCGTCGACGGCGATCGCCACGGCACTCGTTCCGCGCCTCGGCTATTCGGCGGTCAGCGCGATCGTGCGCGAGGCGCACGCCGCGGGCCGCTCGCTGTGCGACGAGCTCGACGGGCGCGGCATCCTCGACGCGGCGGAAGCCCGACGGCAAGTGCGCGCTTCGACGGAAACACGGTTCTGA